One Streptomyces sp. ML-6 genomic region harbors:
- a CDS encoding cytosine permease translates to METRGLEPVPDSERTGRVRALVPTWMGANLTMLLVTVGAGLAVLNGLNLWQVLAVAVTASAIGFGLVGLVSIAGREGGAPGMALSRAVFGQRGNLLPGALTWVARWGWETVNAVTGTYAVLAVLDRLLGITSTHSLTVLALLAFVGCSYLMSGLGLGTLRLCCVWSSYLFGGVSLLVLIHLAGATDWREVLGRPAGPASMMVAGVGTLVAGGLSWAPSGPDFARYLPRTASGPAMVGATVGGAGIVYVPMVLTGTVMAVASPGLATAPDPVAFIGPLLPGWLSVPYLLTAVTGMVLINAMSLYSAGFTAQTLGFTVPRAWAVGLNAAISLFLGSLLMMSATGFLDSFVSFLALLSVTFSAWVGVFAVDLLRGRAYDPAALLDTTPAGAYWYTCGFCVPAVAAWGAGLVTGLLFTRVEWFAGPFSTTWIGHQGLGWAATITVSATLYTALPRPAARTRR, encoded by the coding sequence GTGGAGACCCGCGGCCTGGAACCCGTCCCCGACAGCGAACGCACCGGCCGCGTCCGGGCCCTCGTCCCCACCTGGATGGGCGCGAACCTGACCATGCTGCTCGTCACCGTCGGCGCGGGGCTCGCCGTCCTCAACGGGCTGAACCTCTGGCAGGTGCTGGCCGTCGCGGTCACGGCCTCGGCCATCGGCTTCGGACTGGTCGGCCTGGTCTCGATCGCGGGCAGGGAGGGCGGGGCGCCGGGCATGGCGCTCTCCCGGGCGGTCTTCGGCCAGCGCGGCAATCTGCTGCCCGGCGCCCTGACCTGGGTGGCCCGCTGGGGGTGGGAGACCGTGAACGCGGTCACCGGGACCTACGCCGTGCTCGCCGTGCTGGACCGGCTCCTCGGGATCACGAGCACCCACAGCCTGACCGTGCTGGCCCTGCTCGCCTTCGTGGGGTGCAGCTATCTGATGTCGGGCCTCGGCCTGGGCACGTTACGGCTGTGCTGCGTCTGGTCCTCGTACCTCTTCGGCGGCGTCAGCCTGCTCGTGCTGATCCACCTGGCCGGGGCGACCGACTGGCGGGAGGTGCTGGGCCGGCCGGCCGGACCGGCCTCGATGATGGTCGCCGGGGTGGGCACGCTGGTCGCCGGCGGCCTCAGCTGGGCCCCGTCCGGGCCGGACTTCGCCCGCTACCTGCCGCGCACCGCCTCCGGCCCGGCGATGGTCGGCGCGACCGTGGGCGGCGCCGGGATCGTGTACGTGCCGATGGTCCTGACCGGAACCGTGATGGCGGTCGCCTCGCCGGGGCTGGCGACCGCCCCCGACCCGGTCGCGTTCATCGGCCCGCTGCTGCCCGGCTGGCTCTCCGTCCCGTACCTGCTGACCGCGGTGACCGGGATGGTGCTGATCAACGCGATGTCGCTGTACTCGGCGGGGTTCACCGCGCAGACGCTGGGGTTCACCGTGCCCCGCGCCTGGGCGGTCGGGCTGAACGCCGCCATCAGCCTGTTCCTGGGCTCGCTGCTGATGATGTCGGCCACCGGCTTTCTGGACTCCTTCGTCTCCTTCCTCGCGCTCCTGTCAGTGACGTTCTCGGCCTGGGTGGGGGTCTTCGCCGTGGACCTGCTTCGCGGGCGCGCGTACGACCCGGCGGCGCTGCTGGACACCACCCCGGCCGGCGCCTACTGGTACACCTGCGGCTTCTGCGTACCGGCCGTGGCCGCGTGGGGCGCGGGCCTGGTGACGGGGCTGCTCTTCACGCGCGTGGAGTGGTTCGCGGGGCCGTTCTCCACCACCTGGATCGGACACCAGGGGCTGGGCTGGGCGGCCACGATCACCGTCTCCGCGACCCTGTACACGGCCCTGCCGCGCCCCGCCGCCCGGACCCGGCGGTGA